TGGGGACGCTGGCTATGCAGAAGGACTGGTTGCGAGAGCAGCAGGAAGAATCCCCTTTTCTATATCCTCGATCTCTTGTGTACCATTCATCCTCATTAAAAGCAAATCATCAAAACTTTTCCCTGACTCTTTGGCTTCCTTGCGTAACTGTCGATGGCGGATTCGCCAGGAAATATGGCTAATATATATCCCCGCCTCGAGAACTACCACCAAAACATACATGATCCCCCCTAAAATGTCAAATGAACCTTGTGCAGCTATCATAGAAATGTATCAGCTGGCTATTTTGTCATAGACATGTATTTCCCGGATGTATATCAATCCTTACCCAATgcaaagagagaaaatagTCCGCCCATCGTGTCGATGGAGAGGAAAACCCAATCTACTAACATCAGCAGTAGTCCGGTAAGCGCGGCAAATCTCAAGTAGACTGACTGAATCCTATCACACGCCCATCCCTCTTCCACAGTTCAAAATAAGGTGGTAGCAGTCCTGCAGTGAGGAGTATGGCAGCCATAGTACCAACCACAATGTTGGGCCATGTCACACCTTTGGTATATGGTATCTGTCACATTTGATTAGAATTCCCAAAGTTTGGAAACATAAGAGAAAGTAAAATCCACGATACCCTCAATGTCAGGATGAGAAGAGCCTCTAATCCCCCAAATATAACAGCCGTTCCCAAGGATACTAAGACAGCCTCAATTATACTATAGGCGCTATTAAAATTGAAGAGCCGAGATTAGCAATGAACACACAATCAATCCACATATGCGCTCAGATCAGGAAGAAGGCACAAGAAATCCAACTCACTGGCTATAATAAAGCACCTGACTCCAACTaacaagagagaagaatccGAAGATCTGAGGCTGAATCTGCAACGGGATATTGACTTGCTATAGTAGAAACCACAAAGATAGGGGTCAGCGATACACAGATGCAGATGCAATGAATCATCGAAATGGCTAGACCAGAAGTCCGCTCATCAATGCAATTCAACTCACCTGCAGAATCAGATATGCGCCCATTGGAACTGAGCCTACATAAATCACATTTGTCAGAAACCCCAATTTCAATCTTGgggctttcttttctttttcctctgTCCTCTTTCCTCTTTCCTCTTTCCTCTTTTGGGCGCATCTTCACCCACATATCAAGAGTCTGGAGAGATTACCAACGCCCTCAAACCCCCATGAAATATGAAATGAAGAAATGGCGACGAAACTCACAGCTTGCCCAGAGAAACATCATTGTCGCAGGAAGTCCATCTGTGTTCTTACGGCGCCAATTGTACCAGATCTGTGGTATGAGCTGGATGCACCAGAGAACTGTCCCGATGGTGCCGAGCACGTTCGATGCCAGGGTGACATCGTCTTCCGGTGACATTTTGGATGTAGAGCGAATCTGTCATACGCATGGAAAGGCTATGAATTCTGACAACAATATCCCAGCCCAAGAAGATCAGGAATGCCTGGGTGTAGAGAATACATCCACTTTAGCAACCGGATTCGACGAGATGAGCTAGCTCTTATACTAAGCAGCCAACCCACAAACCCCGGAAGTAGCCTACAAAACAGCGGGAAATCAAAAATTGGAGATTTGGAATTTTGATTGCGAATCAGTGGAAGGATCCAGTTCCCTTCTCATGCACACAGTAGCGCAGCGCACGTTTGTACCAATCACAGCCCAGCGACAAATGCAAGATGAGGTAGGAGAGTATCGAGATGGGAGGGGAGTTTCAAAGCCCTGctgttggtggtaatgaACATACAGAATGCAGGGTGAAATGTCCAATGTAGAACGAACTAAACCCAAGGTGAGAAAGAGGACAAGAGACAGCTTGGAAGAATATAATGCAACGGGGAAGTCTTGACACTTGATGCAGGACTTGACTGATTTAGTTGAAGGATCTTCATGGTTAGTGCATTGGCCTATGGGGACAGGAGGGGTCTTTGCCTATCACCAGACCTGGCTGGAGGGAGCTTGCAGTCTAtctgaaagagagaaaagaagaagcagagGAAAGTCAATGCTGCTTCTCGAGAGAATGAGACTGTTTTTAAGTAGAAGAGGTTGCTAGAATTATACAATCCCACTTTGAGTCGAGCAAGAACTGCAAAGTTTGGGCTCGAGAGTACCGGGATAAGCCTATGAGGTTTACAGATAGTGGGAAGAGGGGTGAGATCTAGGCTTCAGAGCCAAGACTGAATGGAACAATCGATGCAGAATGAGGGCAGGTTACGGGGGCATTGCTACGACATATACGTTGTTCCTTCTCTTGTGCATTGCAtttgcaattttttttttctccggTCGATTGCACGCAACCTGagggtaggtaggtagagaAGTTAATCAAAGAATTGTATTGACAAGTCCAAGTTAGGATTGAGGGAAACATGCTCATCATTGATCATAGATCGGAACATTGTAATTATCGACCAGCATGTGCCATTCTGTTGTTCATACCACACGTGGCTCCCGCTCCTTTTTGATAGAGGTGTACTCCCTCACTCTTCGCTACCGACATGTACGTTGATACTATCCGAAATGAAGCAATTGGCCTCTATGTCTTTTTTAACACAACAGGCGCGTCCAGTCTCTCTCTCCGCTAGCTGCGAAGCGAATGAGGACGCATATCACCAAGAAACATCTTCGCCGATTGTCGCCAACATGCTCCGTCGACTGGGTCGGAacaaaaagaacagagaaagGATAATTTACGTCAGTTGAGAGAGAGCTGAATTCCATCTGGGCGATCAAGTGCTGACGCACGTCTCAAATTCGTTGAATTTCGTGGAGATAATGCATTTGCAGGCGTCGCGACGTTCCAGCCTGCCTTGGACAAGGGTTCGATGGCACATTTCGATTCCATGGTATTTTCTCGGAAGCTAGTCTTGTCTGCGCGCCCAAGTCTCTCGGCTTTCTTTCTGCTGCGACACTGACTTGCACTTGGACTACCGCGTGAAATGCTTTAATTTGCTCTAAAGGGCCCGGGAGCAGGGCCGGGCTCATGAGAGCCTGTTCAAGGTACCGGCGAGGTTAGTACCGCGACTCTGCAGCTCGCTGTCGCAGTAGGCGTGACTGTGATCGCGACTACGTCATCACGGAGGAAGCCGCTCACCCAAAGGCGCTGGGTGAGACGCATGTTATCAATCACATGGCCCACCCGAAGAGCTGGGGTGAGGAAACCCATCGCTTGACGCCTGGTAGAAATGTTGTGGATTTTGTTCTTGATGTCGGTGGCAATGAAACACTCCCGAAGTCTCCGGCGGCGGTACGGGTGGATAGAATGGTTCTAGTCGTTGGTCCAGATGGAGAGTCGAGCGTTGAATATGTGCCTATGTTCGCTGCTCTGCTGTATAGGTGGATTATTCGTGGCATTCTGGCTGCCAGTTGCTACCATTTTCGGAAGTTGCTCGCTGTATTGACGAGCGCAAAATGTATACCGGCGGTTGATGATGTGACGTTCGAGTTGGCTGAGGCAATGAGCACATTTAGACGCCTCAAGGAAAAGATATACTTTGCTTAACCTTTGATCAAGATTGACCTTATCTAAATCAAGCTATGTCCGTTCATACATTACGAGGCAGGGAATCCAGAACCAATCAATACATCCAATAAATGCATTACAGTAAggagaaagggaaaaaaatcAAATTGAAATGAATATTCAGGCTGTCTTGTTTTGCTTCGACTACGCGCCTTTGTAGAATATTGACATATCCAACCCCATAATCGAGAGGCAAATTTTAGAGGTTAAAGATCGTAGACCCTAAAACAATTTTGAATTACTCAAAAACGAGGAGGGTTCTAGAGCCTGAAAGGCCCTATGTCCAAGTGGATTCCGACAAATGGCATGTAGGCACGCACGTCCGTACATAGCCCTAGAAAGAACAATGAAGGGAATTGCACTGTTCTAAAGTGAAGACATCGCTATCCTAAGATACAGATACAATCTCACATTTTTATCTTTCTTCTGTGTAGAACAGTCCTTCACCAAGATCAACGGACCTTGATTCTAAACTTGATTTTAACATGACAATGGAGAATGGTACCTCGACCTTGAAGGAGCAAAAGGGACAGACGCAGGAGAAGCACCCGCTGGAGTAAAAAAACATTATAAACCCCAAAtcacaaaggaaaaaaaacgTACCAAGAAGAGAAAGGGCATGCGacacaaaacaaaaaggagGCCATCAAGACGTCACGTTAAAGGAACCaaaaacacacacacacacacatcGAGGTTGGATCCGAAGGGTATCAAGGGGAAGGGAAACAGACTTTGCGACAGAACAAATGGCAAGAAACTCgggcaaaaaaaatttttttaaaGAACAAATAGACATCATGCATACGGACCACAGATCACAGAAGGATCAAATAGTTCGAGGGCGCAATGCCAGTGTCTCCATTTTGCTTCCGAGCCTGCCACCATCGGCCGCTCACATCGGATACTTCCAAAATCTCGTGTTTGGAGAAGCTGATTTCATTGGCGTCTTCCGGATTGGCATCATATGAGTAAATTGCCTTGGCCCGGTAGGGGTAGTCTGTTGGCTGAGGCACTTCGCCCACTTCTTGCTCGCCGTTACGGGGAGTCGTGGGGTTGGGGGTACCAAAGCGAGGCGCGGAGGATGATCGTTCGGCACCGGGCGCGCCACCGGGGTATCCGGAGAGGGGGGACGAAGTCTCGAAGCCGCCTAGTTGTGCGGAGGTGTACATTTGCGGGGTGCTGTTGGTTGCCATGGTATCTGGACGGGCGCCAAATGCGCTGGACATGGGACGGCTGCCGCGGTAAGAGGGTTCGGTCGGCTGTTCCTTATTCAAGGCGAAGGAGTCGATAAAGCCGCGGTGAGTGGCCTGGGGTGTGGAGCCGAAGTAGAAGATccagatgatgatgatcatGGAAAGTAGGATGAAGCCTGCGCCGGCGGCTTGCAGGGAGGCATGTTTTCCGTAGACCAGGTTGTTTGCGCTTGTGGATGTCAGGACAAGACCGCAGGCCAGGTAACCAACGATCTGAAATCATGTCAGTCCTAGAGCCTATGATGTTTTGGTGTTTAAAAGTCATCCTACCGCGACGCCATAAACGTGGCCCGTGTCAGTGCCAAAGGTTGCGATGAGGCCCACAATGACACAAAACATGTATGAGAGGGCCCACCAGGAGTAATTGGGATAATCGGTTTGGATATCGGCAAGTATAGATGAGATGAAAGCAATGAGCCATGCCAGCTAGAAATTGTAGATTAGTCGATGCCGAGTCACGTAGGAGAAAGTCGAACGAACAACTGATATCGAGACGGTCATGAGCGCGAACGGATCGCCTAGGATATTGCTATGTCTGAATTTGGCCATTTCGTCGGCGAGGCTGTCGAATCGAATTATAAGATgatcgaagaaaaaaaaagaagaaacggCGATGAGCGATGTGGTTATATATAAGGGATTGTTGATTGTTGATTGTTGGGTAAACGAGGCGGAAGGAGTGACTGTGGTTAGTTAGTGTGGGAATGACAGATGTGAGTGCATGAAATGTGTCAATGAAATATGCTAGCGACGGATATAAGGAAAGCGCAacaatgtactccgtacggagtaggaaGATTAAAGTACCTTGCTAAGACCGAAGTGGGTTCAGAGGCACTCCGTGGGGTGAAAAGAGAGGTTGGGATCCAAGAGAAGGGTCCCCTTACAGAGAGACAAATACAGCACCAGGCTCGAAAAAAACGGCACAAGAGATAGAATCTGTTTTTAAAAATAAGAaaatataaaaaaaagagtggATATGATTGAAAGttgaaagagaagagaggaagatgataATGAAAAAGGAGGAAAAGTGGCAGATACACCAGTGGAGTCCGGGCCCCTGGAAATCGACGGTCTCGATTCTTATGGAAATTAAGGAAAGTAGGGAAATTAAGAAAATTTCAAGGCTGAGGTTGAGTTGAACTATTAGATTAATCTGAGTGAAATACAATAATCTTAAAACTGTTTAAATTACTCTATTTCCCATTCATCTCGATAGAAtaacatacggagtacggagtacaaactCGATCTGTGAATCTATAAATATCCAGCCAGTAATTTCTTAGTCACCTCCGCTATGTTCCCAGGTACATGTCTCAGTGAGGCCATGCGAGGACTCCGTCATCCGTATCATATATATTTATATCTTGTATTCTGGATACCTCAATGCCTCAAGACTCCAAAATCAGGACCAAGATGTAGGGCCGTGCCACAATTGATAGGCGCGACTCCAGTTAGGTGACCTGGTCGAGACCAgcctcatcttctttctgTTGCCTTGAAGTTTCTTAGAATTAATCCTTTGCTCTTCGAGTCTTTCGATTTTACTTTCTCATGAGAAGGGAGCCGTAACTACTAGCATGGTTGAATACAGAACGACACACCGAGCCCTACCTCGATCGCATCTTAGCGGCCCGTTTAGGTAGATATATATTGCATGAATTTCATACTTCCTAATCCGCAACCCACACTGCACATGCTAAGTGAGATATCATTGAAGGTTCACCTTAGCCTGACATTTCTCGCATACAATGACTCACACAGATCTACCAAAACGACTGTACATGCCCCAAGGCACTAGGATTGTTATAACCTGCCCCCCAAGGAAAATGATTGTGTAGTCACGGTGTAGTCGACCTATAGCGGCGGACGATATGGTGAGACTTTTAGCCCGCAAGGGCTCTCTCTGTGGCGAGACACCTCGGGCATTGAGTCTTAAGCTCTCCTATGAAAACGGACAAATTCTCGCGAGCTACTGACTATAGGGTTCGGGGGTGTCCGGATAACGCCTACGAGGCACATCTATGTATGTCCGTTTAGTTTCACTATCTACTTAGGGTTTAACGCACGCCATATAGTGCACTAAAGGGTCTCATGCTCGGGaggaaaatgaaaaaaaaaagatatgAACCCAACCCGATTTGAACGGATGACCTTGAGGTCTGGAATCTCACGCGCTACCGCTGCGCCATAGGTCCTGTGTTTGTGAATTAAGAGTCTTGCGTGGGCTTCATAAATGTGTTTCATTTTGCTGGATTTGTATAGATGGTTCTACGCATACGCTCCAGCGCTGGTGGCCTAATCATGTTAGCGAACACACAGCGCCATCTAATCAATTTCGCGGGCAGTGGAAGCCTAAATATAACAAGTTAACAGTTAATTTACCGCTTTCTTCAAAACAAATCAAATTTTGTGGGGCGAAGAATCTGGGGTCAACTAGCGCATTCCAAGTAGCTTTGAACATTCCGAGGAATCTATGGAATGAGGCGTGTATATAGTACCAAAAAATTTTCACAGAATAGATATAACTTAGTGATAGAGAGAGGCCTGGGGGATAGCATTGCTTCCGCCAATTTGGAATGTGTCAATTTCCTAGCTGAACGAGCTGGATATCACAATCCTTCGGATTCCACAAATATAGACTGAGGGTATCAAAGTTTGCCTCCGTATTTTTTCAAAATGCATCCTTCCGTACGTAATAATGTACGTATGTTAACATGAGATTCATAATATAAACACCGTACGCCCAAATCAGATGTATCATAGCCAAAAAAACACATTAGCAACAGTTCGAGACATCATACCTCTCCGGCTCCTCTTCAGGATATCACCCGAAACAAGGCATTTTGACAAGACTCATTTTTAAATCTCCCCCTCTCTCCCCTGCCTAACAACCTCCCCCCTCCTAACCTCCCTCTCAACGTCCTCGAGTCTTCCCTCCCACTCAGCCCAGCACTCCCCACTCCCAATAACCCCGACGTCGTACCAGCGCTGCAGCACACGTGCGGTACGCACTCGCAGCTCTGAGATCTCGGCCGCCTGTTCGCTCTGCATCCGCGCGAGCCGATCTAGCTGTGGCTGTAGCTCAATGAGTGCCGCGGAGCTCTGCGCATCCGGCACGGGGAGGTCATTTAGTGATGTAAGGCGCGAGGCGGTTTCGGGGAAGGCGGTGGCATAGGAGAGGACTATTGAGGCTAGGGTTTGAGTTGTGAGGCCCTCGGGGATTTGGTTGGGTGGTGTTGTTTGGAAGAGATCTGGGTTTCGATCATCTGATCGGGTTGGTGTTAGTACAAAAATAAATGAGACGATTCGGAGTGAATAGGTGAGGGTCCAATATGCGAGTACCAGATGTCGAAATTCAGATAGGGAGAAGGTAAGAGATGAGGGGGCATGTTGTGATAGTGATGCGCGTGTTGTTACATACGGAGCTGTAGAACGTCCCGTACAGCTGGAACACTTCGACGAAGTCGTTCTAGTTCTGATTCTAGCCGTGCGAGTCTGCGAGAGACTGTCTCGTCGAAGGATGCGGGCTTTTCGGGCGTGGTAGGGACGCCAGTCCAGTCTGTGGCGCCGGTGAGGAGGTACGTGAGACGGCGTAGGCGCGCCTCGAGGAGTTCAATAGTGGCACCGGCCACTGCGTCACTGTCAAGAGCCATGGTCTGGAGAGATTTAAGATCAATTGGGGGAGTTGCGAGGGGAATTGAAGGGTGTCAGGAGCTTGGTGAGGTGCAAACATGGCAAAATGTGGGGACAAGCTTATCGGCCACAAAAAGAGCACCTGGACCTCGGGAGGGTTCTACATCCTAGATCGATACATGGGAATATAGGGTCCATTGCAGGGAAAGAATTCAGCTTATGGCCGAAGCTTGATATTGCTCTACAGCCTCTAAATATGTATTCATCATTCAATCGTAATTCATAGGCTTCCCCGCATGCTTCATTCAATGCTAGTCCACATGCTCAAGATGATGTGCTATGTCCGCATCATCTCCATTGTTCCCCCCTGGAACTGCTTGCGAGGCAGTGGGCGCCATAGAGCTAGTTGCGGCACGATGGCCCAAGAGACTCGCTCCACCCTTCTCCTGCATCTCTTGGCTGGGGTTTGGGTCGTCGTCGAACCTGGAGACCTCGTAGTCAAAAACATTCACCTGTGCGGCCTTCTCTGACATTTCAGGCTGCTGTTCTTTGTGCTGGGTTTCTGCGTTGTTCGATTCCGCCCAGGAATCTTCCTGGTCACTAAATATTATGGTAGGGGTATTTTCGAATTCGCTGGCAAAAGCATCATTGTCTGTGTTCACGAAGCCCTGCTTTCAGTTAGCCGGAAACTCTAGACCGATATGAGAGATGCCGTGCGCCTTACCTGAAGCTGAGACGGCGCAGGTTCAATTTGTGCATTCACTGCATTCTCGCTCGCATAAACGAGCAAGACTGAACTCCACTCTTCACGGGCGGCTTGGAGGACTTCAATCTCCTGAACTTTCCGAGTGGTGTAGCCAACAACTTCGCCATCCTGTGTCGGTGTAGTGTTGCCTTgggcttttcttttctcggCTTGTCGGGTCTTTCCATCTTCCACCGAGAAGCTGATACGCCACCACTGGTAGTCATTACTGTTTTCAGTGTCCGAGTCCATATCCATCAAGTGGGCAGGGGAAATCGTTCTGGAATTTGATAAAACGTAAGTCACATGCGGTTCAGTGCATACGCCTCGTAGCGTATACTTGTGACCAGGGGGCTCGGAAGGTGATTTGGGAGATTCGGTAAGTGTCTTTGATATCTCACGGAGAGACTCCATGGCACTCTGCTTTCTAAGTTCAAGTTCTGCGCTCGTGTTGTTAGCCAATAATATGAGCATTGTAGCAACAGCAGTTTTTA
Above is a window of Penicillium digitatum chromosome 2, complete sequence DNA encoding:
- a CDS encoding Src homology-3 domain encodes the protein MGNRQVTPSASFTQQSTINNPLYITTSLIAVSSFFFFDHLIIRFDSLADEMAKFRHSNILGDPFALMTVSISVLAWLIAFISSILADIQTDYPNYSWWALSYMFCVIVGLIATFGTDTGHVYGVAIVGYLACGLVLTSTSANNLVYGKHASLQAAGAGFILLSMIIIIWIFYFGSTPQATHRGFIDSFALNKEQPTEPSYRGSRPMSSAFGARPDTMATNSTPQMYTSAQLGGFETSSPLSGYPGGAPGAERSSSAPRFGTPNPTTPRNGEQEVGEVPQPTDYPYRAKAIYSYDANPEDANEISFSKHEILEVSDVSGRWWQARKQNGDTGIAPSNYLILL
- a CDS encoding Nuclear distribution protein RO10, putative, with the protein product MALDSDAVAGATIELLEARLRRLTYLLTGATDWTGVPTTPEKPASFDETVSRRLARLESELERLRRSVPAVRDVLQLHDRNPDLFQTTPPNQIPEGLTTQTLASIVLSYATAFPETASRLTSLNDLPVPDAQSSAALIELQPQLDRLARMQSEQAAEISELRVRTARVLQRWYDVGVIGSGECWAEWEGRLEDVEREVRRGEVVRQGREGEI